The Aneurinibacillus uraniidurans genome segment GAATGGATATGAATGGAACGGAACCAAGCTTCCCGCAGAAGGATATGCAACCTTCATGCTGACAGTACGACTGAACCCACGCGAAAAAAATCGGTTACAGGCCATCTACATGCCAATCGCTTCTACCGCATACAGACTGATTGTAAATGGAAAACAGCTGTCGACGAATGGTATTGTCGGAACGACGAAAGAGACAATGAAGCCTCAGTATCTGCCGCGCTTAGTCTATTTACAGCCAGAAACGGACACGCTGCATATCGTATTACAAATTTCAAATTTCATGCATAAAAACGGAGGAATATGGAAAGAAATCCAGCTTGGCGACGCCCAACAGCTTGCGAATTGGAAAGAGGGTACCATCATTAAGCAAAGCTTCTTCATCGCAACCTTTCTTGTGTTCGGGCTTTACCATCTCGCCATCTATATTCCTCGCCGCCGAGATGTATATTCCTTATATTTTGGGATATTCTGTTTTCTCATCAGCGTCCGGGCTGCCTTACAGGATAACATCTCTTTGATTCAAATGTTCCCGAACTTCAACTGGGAACTCGCACTTAAATTCGAATACGAGGCCATCTTCATTGGGCTTCCAACTTTCCTGATGCTCATTCAGTCTTTATATCCACAAGACATAAACCAAAAATTCGTTCGTATCGTCCAGGTGATCAGCTTGTGTTTTGTATTCGTGACAGCTGTCACTCCAGCGATCATCTATACTCAACTTATCACCGCATATTATCTCGTTATGCTTATTGTGATTTCATACATCATGTATGCCCTTATTCTTACCGTCGTCCGCAAGCGGGCTTTCAGTATCACTAACTGTCTCGCGGCAAATTTCTTTTTGATTACGGCGATTGGCGATATTCTGTACTACAACCAGATCATCCGATATGGAAATTTCACATCGTTTGGTTTATTTGTATTTACACTCGTCCAATTTACAAATTTATCGGTCGGGTATGCACGTAACTACCGTGATGTAGAACAACTATCTGATGAATTAAAAGATCTGAACAATACGCTCGAACAACGTGTACAGGAACGAACGAAATCACTGGAGCATTCCATACGCGAGACCGCTAAAGCAAGGGCGGAAATGTCAGCACTCGAAGAGCGAAATCGCATCGCCGGAGATATTCACGATATTGTCGGACATACACTGACCACAACCATTGTGCAAATCGAAGCGGGCAAACGACTTGTTGAGAAAGATTTATCACGGGCATTAGAGAAGTTCGAACTATCACAAGATCTCGTGCGAAACGGATTGAATGAAATCAGGCGCGCGATCCGAATTGAACACGAAGATGAACAATCTTTTATCTTTCCAGATGCACTGCACCATCTCATCGCCGAAACGATAAAGTATACAGGAGTGACAATCGATGCTTCAATCTCTCCTCTGCCTTCTCTTACTAAGGCACAAAAAAAATTTATCTATCATGCGCTGCAAGAAGGTCTGACAAATGGAATTCGTCATGGGCAAAGCACCCACTTTATTTTCCTCTTGGAACGGCGGAATACAGCCCTGCACTTCGTACTCAAGGACAACGGCGTAGGCTCATCTGCCATCACATGTGGCTTCGGACTGACCATGATGCAAAAACGCGCTCGACAACTGAAGGGGGACGTCACCCTTTCATCACAATCGGGAAAAGGATACACAATCTCCATTACGATGCCAATCATCCAAATGGGGAAAGAGTCTCTTCTGTAGTATATCATGAGGAGAATACGAGAGAACTTTAGGACACAGCCTGTGTATAGTGGCAGGCTGTGCATCTTTTATGAAATTACCTCTATTTATCAAAAAAGAGGCTGTTCCAAAAACAGCTTCGGAACAGCCTCTATACTTCTATATGGATAGGGAGTTAGATAACTCTTCTATTTTTTTCGCATTTTCCTCTAATACAATCATCGAGGCACTAATCTCTTCTGTAGCAGCCGCTTGCTGTTGGGCGTGAGCATCGATTTTAAAGATACCTTCTGTCATCTTTTCAACTGAATGTAAAATTTGATTCATTTTATTGGAAATATCGTCCAAACTACCCTTCGTATCCTGGGCTAATTTTCGCACTTCGTCCGCCACCACAGCAAATCCTCTACCGGCGTCTCCCGCCCGCGCTGCCTCAATCGCAGCATTTAATGATAACAAGTTTGTCTGATCAGCAATACGCTTAATTAACTTAAGTACATCCCCGATCATCATGATTTCAGCCTTTGCTTCCCCGGAAACCGTGTTCAAATCACGTACCGCATCCGCTAGCCCGGAAGCTCCCGTTGCGATTTCTTCACTCGCTTTCGTTGTACTTAACGAGGTCTCAATCAGATTAGAAGCCATATCGATGAGCGCCTGTTGTTTGGTTAAAGGAGACGTAATGGCCAGACAACCGACAATCTTACCGTAAGAGTCCATGACAGGAATCGCTAGTCCCTGATAAGCAACTTGAAAAGATGACTCTGCCTTTGTTACCATCTGTGACATTCTTTTTTTCGCGTTCATTACTTGAGCAGACAAAACATTTGGTGGGATTTTATCTCCTACTTTAAGCTTCAGATGAATATCACCCTCCAGGTATCCTAAAACCTCCAGTTCCCGATTTACAACAAGCACTGTACTGACCCGATTAAAAAGTTCATATATGTGCTTTCCTGCTTCAACCGCATACTCCAGTTCCCTGCCTATCTCTACTGCTTGTGTGCTCATAAGTATTTCCTCCTTGTATGTGCTTCTCTCCTACATGATTCTCTCTTGCTATCTCTATTTTTCTTTAAAAAAGGGCTATTTCTCGCATCGCAAGAAATAGCCCTGAAATAAAATAAGGCTTTCGGTAACCCGGCTATCATAGTTTACAAAAAACCGTAGACCCGTGGCTTTGCGTCCTCACCTTTCAATGAGTTTGCCATTGTCGATGCACAACAATTTTTATATTCAACGTTTATATAGTACCAAAGAAATGTACTTCATTCCCTTGGAAGTGCAATATTTGCACCATATCTTCTTTTCCCTTACTCTTTATACTTTACATCCCACAAATACAGTCCCTGCGGTGGAACATTCACCTTGCGAACAGACGGACTTTTAGACGCTAGCATCTCTTTCACATACTCCGGTGTCCAGCGGCCCTTCCCGACCTCAAGCAGCGCTCCTGTCAGCATCCGCACCATATTATATAGGAATCCACTGCCGCGGAACGTCAGCCATATATCTTGTCCCTGTCCCTTCACGTATGGCTCACGCTCCTCTACATCGATCCGTATCTCATAGATGGTTCGCACCTTGCTATCGACATGCGTCCGTACCGAACAAAATGATGTAAAATCATGCGTACCAATAAAGTGCTCCGCCGCCGCACGCATCTGCTCAATCTGCAGCGGTACCCGCACCCAATACGCCCGATCCAGCAAAAACGGATCAGCCTGGCGCTGATTCAGAATGCGATAACGATACGTTTTCTCCACCACATCATACCGCGCATGGAAATCAAACGGCATCTCTTTCGACTCTAGCACCACAATATCCTCTGGCAAAAACGTGTTCATCGCCTGCACAAACCGCTCACCTGGTATATTACTTGTCGTAATAAAATGAGCGGTCTGATACCGGGCATGTACACCTGCATCCGTTCGCCCGGATACCGCAAGCGGTGCTTCATGTCCAACAAGACGTTTGAGTACCTTCTCCATCTCTTCCTGTACGCTCGGCAGCACCCGCTGGCGCTGAAAGCCATGGTACGCCGTACCTCGATATGAAAATACAAGTTTAATCTTACGTTCCTGCATCCTGCTTCCCCTTATGTGCGAAATACAATAATCACGACAGCCACAATCGCAATCACAACTCCAAATCCAACATCTACTGCTCCATAGCGAAGCTGCCGGTATTTCGTCCGGCCTACGCCGCCACGATAACCGCGTGCTTCCATCGCAAACGCCAGCTCCTCCGCCCGCCGAAATGACTGTACAAACAGCGGTACAATAATAGGCAATGTGCTTAGTACACGCTTAATAATCGAACCGCTTGAAAATGAAGCTCCACGCGACATTTGCGCTTTGGCGATTTTCTCCGTTTCCTCCATCAATGTTGGAATAAAGCGGAGCGAGATCGACATCATCAACGCCAGCTCATGCGCCGGAAACCCAACACGCTTCAGCGGGGAAAATAAACTCTCTAATCCATCTGTTAACTGAATCGGAGACGTTGTCAGCGTAAGAAACGACGCAACCATCATTAACAAAATAATCCGTACCGAGACAAGCACTGCATCTCGCACACCCTGTTCATGAATCTGGAGGAACTTCCACGTAAATAGCAGTCGTCCTTCTTCATTCATAAACAGCTGCAACAGCGCGGTAATTACAATAATCCATAATGCCGGCTTCAGCCCACGCAGTACATACAAGATCGGCACACGAGCGATCCCAATCCCTAGCAGACAAACCACCGCCGCTACAATCATCGAAAGAGGGCTATTCGCCAGAAAAACAAGGATAAGAAACAGGCACGTACCGATGAGCTTGCTGCGTGGATCACAGCGGTGTAAGACCGAGTTTCCCGGCACATATTGCCCAATCGGTACACGGTTCGCCAAATTCATCGTCGCAACCCTCCCTTCTTGCCAAAGCGATGCGAGATTTCATCAGCTAGCTTTTCCGAATCAAAAATATCATACGGAAGCGGCTTTATCGAAAGGGGCTCAGATTTTAAGCGCTCGTTAAATTGCATAATAAACTGTGTAATGTCCGGCAGATCCAATCCTGCTGCACGAATACGTTCCGGGTCGCGGAATACATCTGCAGGTGTACCTTCCATCCACAGCTTTCCTTCGTTGAGTACATATAAATAATCCGCATACAGCGCCGCGTCTTCCATACTGTGCGTCACAAGCACCGTGGTCCGCTTCTCTGTACGATGAATGCGGGCGACCATCCCCAAGATTTCTTTATGTCCAGCCGGATCAAGGCCTGCGGTTGGCTCATCTAACACAAGCACCTGTGGGTCCATCACCAGCACACCGGCAAGCGCTACACGCCGCATCTGACCGCCGCTAAGCGCAAACGGTGATTTCTCCCCGATTTTATCCGGGTCAAGACCAACAAGCCTCAGCGCTGCATCTACACGCCCATCAATCATCTCTGTAGGCAATCCCATATTTACAAGCCCGAAGGCTACATCTTTACGAACCGTCTCTTCAAAAAGCTGGTACTCCGGGTACTGGAATGCAAGTCCGACTTTCTGACGAAGCACTTCCAACCCTTTTTTCTTTTTCACCGGAAGCACAAAGTCCCCGATGGTCATCGTCCCTTCTGTCGGCTCTAGCAGACCATTAAGCATCTGAATGAGCGTCGACTTACCGGAACCTGTATGCCCAATTACCGCTACATATTGGCCATAGGGAATCGAGAGTGACATCTCCTGCAGCGCCCGTTTCTCAAAAGGTGTAGCTTTGCCATATGTGTAACCTACTTCTTCAAAGCGGATGTCCATAGACAATCTAGCACTCCTTCCGTCGTCATCTCAAGTTCCGGGAATGACATTCCCTTCTTCCGCAGGCGATACTGCAAGGCTGAGGCGAATGGAACATCAAGCCCCAGATCACGCAGCCAGTCTACACGCTGGTAGATGTCAGTCGGTACTCCTTCCCCGATCATGGAGCCACCGTCCATCACAATAATCCGGTCGCTTGCAAGCGTTTCCTCTAAATAATGCGTAATCTGAATCACGGTCATGCCAAGCTCACGGTTCATCCGGTGTACAACATCAAGTACTTCCCGGCGTCCGCGTGGATCAAGCATCGCTGTCGCTTCGTCGAGCACAAGCACGGCTGGACGGATCGCCAATATCCCGGCAATAGCCACCCGCTGCTTCTGCCCGCCGGAGAGACGGTTCGGCTCTGCCTGCCGATACGCGGTCATCTGTACTTTCTCTAATGCATCAATAATTCGCACTTCCATCTCTTCTGGAGGTACGCCAATATTCTCCATTCCGAATGCAATGTCATCTTCCACTGTAGGGGCAACGAACTGATTATCTGGGTTCTGGAACACCATACCGACTGTCTGGCGCACATCCCAGATGCGCTTCTCATCCGTTGTTACAATCCCATTGACTTCTACGACTCCTTCGGTCGGCAACAGCAAGCCATTCAACATTTTGGCAAGTGTCGACTTACCAGACCCATTATGCCCAATAATCGAAAGAAACTCCCCTTGCTTTACTTCAAACGAAACGCCCTTCACCGCACGCTCGTCTGCCCCCTCATACGCAAACGAGACATCTGTCAGGCGGATGATACTCTCGCTCACGCCCATCCTCTCCTTGACGCTCAAATCGTTTTTTATACGCAAAAAAAGGGTGATTACTCCTCACCCTTTCTTGCGTCAGTGCTAACTATTCAACTAACTCAAGATATACCATCGGTGCACCGTCTCCACGACGCGGTCCGATTTTTAAGATGCGAGTGTAACCACCTTGACGCTCAGAAAAGCGAGGTGCAATTGTATCGAACAACTTTTGGATTGCATCCTGGTTTGTTTCTGCGTTCGCTACTTCTTTACGCACAAAAGCGGCTACTTGACGACGAGCGTGCAGGTCACCGCGTTTAGCCAGAGTAATCATTTTATCAGCGATTGAACGCAGCTCTTTCGCTTTGCTTTCAGTCGTTTCAATACGCTCGTGGATGATCAGATCTGTTACAAGATCACGGAACAGAGCCTTACGAGCGGAGCTGTTACGGCCTAATTTAGAGTATGCCATACTTTTTCCCTCCTTAAAGACAAGATGTTCTATTCGTCTTTGCGAAGACCCAGGCCAAGCTCTTCTAGCTTCTCCTGTACTTCTTCAAGCGATTTGCGACCCAGATTACGGACCTTCATCATATCTTCTTCTGTTTTTTGTGTCAGTTCCTGAACTGTATTAATGCCCGCGCGTTTCAGGCAATTGTAAGAGCGAACAGAAAGGTCGAGTTCCTCAATCGTCATCTCAAGGACTTTCTCTTTCTTATCTTCCTCTTTCTCTACCATAATCTCCGCTTCTTGAGCTTCATCAGTCAGGCCAACGAACAGATTCAGATGCTCGGTCATAATCTTAGCACCAAGGCTAACCGCTTCTTCCGGACGAATACTTCCATCTGTCCATACTTCTAACGTTAATTTATCGTAGTTTGTCACCTGTCCAACACGTGTATTTTCTACCTGGTAGTTTACACGGTTGATTGGTGTGTAAATTGAATCAATCGGAATGACGCCAATCGGCATATCTGGACGCTTGTTCTGGTCAGCGGAAACATATCCACGGCCACGATTCGCATACATACGGATACGGAGGCTTGCGCCTTGCTCCATCGTTGCGATGACGAGATCCGGGTTAAGGATTTCCACGTCGCTGTCTGCACGGATATCTGCTGCTGTAACAACGCCAGCGCCTTCCGCATCAATTTCAAGAACTTTCTCCTCGTCCGAATGGATTTTGAGAGAAAGAGTTTTTAAATTTAAGATGATCTGGGTAGTATCTTCTACCACGCCTTCGATCGTGGAGAACTCGTGGAGGACCCCATCGATTTGAACGCTGGTAATTGCGGCGCCCGGAAGCGAAGAAAGCAGAATACGGCGCAGCGAGTTACCGAGCGTAGTCCCGTATCCTCGTTCAAGCGGTTCAACCACAAATTTACCATAGGTAGAGTCTTCACTTGCTTCTACCACTTCGATCTTTGGCTTTTCGATTTCGATCATCAACCAAACCCTCCTTCAAAACGTCGAAAATTCCGGACGGGTCATAAGGTCCACGACCGGAATTCCCCTTTGCGGTTACCAGTAAATCGCAACCAAAGCACAGACCTGCTAGTATCATACTACCATATTATGCACAGGCGTATAACTTTTTAAACTTGCTATTATATGCGACTTGCTGACAAATTATACGCGGCGACGTTTTGGTGGACGGCAACCATTGTGAGGGATCGGAGTAACGTCTTTAATCATGTTAACTTCGAGTCCAGTTGCTTGTAAGGAACGGATAGCAGCTTCACGGCCGGATCCTGGTCCTTTAACCAGAACTTCAACCACTTTCATGCCATGCTCCATTGCAGCTTTAGCAGCTTGTTCAGCAGCCATTTGTGCAGCGAACGGAGTGCTTTTACGGGAACCGCGGAAGCCAAGTCCACCAGCACTTGCCCAGGAGATTGCATTTCCGTGCGGATCAGTAATAGTAACGATTGTGTTATTGAATGTAGAACGGATATGCGCGATGCCAGACTCAATATTTTTACGATCGCGACGACGTGTACGAGTCGCAGCTACTTTTCTTTTCGCCAACTTCATTTACCTCCTTTACTTCTTCTTGTTCGCTACAGTGCGGCGCGGACCTTTACGAGTACGAGCATTTGTTTTCGTACGTTGGCCACGAACCGGCAGACCTTTGCGGTGACGAACACCACGGAAGCAGCCGATTTCCACAAGGCGCTTGATGTTGAGGGATACTTCACGGCGGAGGTCACCTTCAACTTTAATGTTTTTGTCGATGTATTCACGAAGCTTAGCAGCTTCATCTTCTGTCAGATCGCGAACGCGAGTCTGCTCGCTGATGCCTGTTTCAGTCAGGATTTTCTCAGCTGTTGGACGGCCAATGCCGAAAATATACGTTAACGCGATTACTACGCGTTTGTCACGAGGTAAATCAACTCCCGCAATACGTGCCACGTATCGTGCACCTCCTTATAAATTAACCTTGACGCTGCTTATGTTTCGGGTTTTCGCAGATTACCATAATTTTTCCCTTGCGTCGAATGACTTTGCATTTTTCGCAAATCTGCTTTACAGATGGTCTTACTTTCACTCGAATAACCTCCTGTCATTTCTAGAAAGCCGGAAATATTAGAGGTTGGAGGTCATATTCGCACCTCTAACTTCTTGTTCCCGTCTCTATTTATAGCGATATGTGATCCGCCCGCGGGTCAAATCATACGGTGATAATTCAACAGTAACTTTGTCACCTGGCAGTATACGAATGAAATGCATGCGGATTTTACCGGATACGTGAGCAAGCACTTTGTGCCCGTTCTCCAGCTCTACGCGGAACATCGCGTTCGGTAGAGGCTCAATCACGGTTCCTTCCACTTCAATTACGTCTTCTTTCGCCATAAAGCCACTCTCCTTTCGTAAGCCGGTTTGCTTTGTAAGCATGTTATCCAACGGCAATCATACCACATCATGTGGTACAATCATACCCTGGTTAAGATTTCATAGCCATCTTCAGTAATCGCAATCGTATGTTCAAAGTGCGCACACATTGAACCATCCACCGTAACGACTGTCCAGTCATCCGCCAGCGTTCGCACGTAGCGTTTGCCTGCATTCACCATCGGTTCAATTGCTAGTACCATGCCTGGCTTTAATCTTGCTCCGCGACCTGGAGGCCCGTAGTTTGGAATTTGTGGATCTTCATGCAAATCCCGTCCGATGCCATGACCTACATATTCGCGAACAATCGAGTATCCAGCTGCCTCCGCATATACTTGAATAGCATGAGAGATATCTGTCAGGCGTGCATCCGGTTTTGCCTTTGCAAGCCCTTCGAACAAAGATTGCTCTGTTACATCAAGCAGATGCTGGTTCTCTGGAGTGATCTGACCTACACCATACGTCCAGGCTGAGTCCCCATGATATCCTTCTACTTCCGCTCCAATGTCAATGCTGACGATATCTCCTTCATTCAACTTGCGTTTGCCTGGAATGCCGTGGACCAGCTCTTCATTAACAGAAATGCATATGCTGCCCGTAAAGCCTCCATAGCCTTTGAAAGAAGGTTTTGCTCCGTGTTTGCGAATAAAGCGTTCAGCAATGTCGTCGAGTTCAGCTGTTGTGATCCCCGGACGGACTGCTGTTTGCAGTTCTTTATGCGTGAGAGCGACAATTCGTCCCGCTTCTCTCATGATGTCGATTTCTGCTTTGGACTTGCAAATGATCATTGAGTTTGCCCTCTCAATACTTGTGCAACATCCTCAAACACCTTGTCTATATCTTGTTGCCCGTCGATATTACGGAGCAATCCTTTTACTTCATAGTACTTTAGAATCGGCGCAGACTGTTCGATGTTTACATCGAGGCGGGTCGCAACTGTTGCTTCGTTGTCATCATCCCGCTGGTACAACTCTCCGCCACACTTGTCGCAGATGCCTTCCTGGGAAGTTGGATTAAACACTACATGGTACGTCGCACCGCAGCTTCGGCAAATGCGTCGGCCAGTCAGACGTTCCAACAGGATGCTGCGATCAACATCGATATTAATCACATGGTCAATCTTGCGCGCAAGGCTCTCAAGCATTACATCAAGTGCTTCTGCCTGAGCGAGTGTACGCGGAAATCCGTCCAGCATAAAGCCTTTCTCACAATCAGCTTTGCCTAAACGCTCTTTCACAATACCGATTACCACTTCATCCGGTACAAGATGCCCCTGATCCATGTAGGACTTCGCCAGTTTCCCCATCTCTGTCTCATCTTTAATAGCTGCCCGGAACATGTCGCCTGTCGAAATGTGTGGAATACCAAACCCTTCAACAATGCGCTCCCCTTGCGTTCCTTTACCTGCTCCTGGCAAACCCATTAAGATAATATTCATTTCTACCCCTCCATACGTCAGTTAATGAACAGCCTTCTTTAGTACTACTTCTACTTAATAAAACCTTTGTAATGCCGTTTTACAAGCTGAGTTTCGATTTGCTTCATCGTATCGAGTGCAACCCCGATCACAATCAAGATGGTTGTTCCTCCGACCCGAATGCTAGCCGGAAGTCCACTTACTGTGGAGAATACCATCGGCAAAATCGAGATCACGGCCAAAAATACCGCGCCTGCCAACGTAATTCGGTTTAATGTTCGAGTAATATACTGGGCTGTCTCATCTCCTGGACGTATTCCCGGGATATATCCGCCGTTCTTTTTCATGTTGTCAGCCATCTGTGTCGGATTAACCTGAACGAACACGTAGAAGTACGTGAATCCAAGAATAAGCAGCACATACAGCACGATGCCAATCCAATTACTTGTGCCCATTGTCTGGATGTTAAACGTCTGGATCACCCAGTTTGCCACCGGATTCCCCGCCCAGAATTGAGCAATCGTTGGCGGAAAAATAACTAAAGACAGAGCGAAGATTACAGGAATAACCCCGGCACTGTTTACTTTTAACGGGATGTGAGTCGATTGACCCCCATACATCTTGCGACCAACCACACGCTTTGCGTACTGCACGGGTATCTTGCGGATGCCCTGCTGAACATACACAACAGCCATAATGATCAAGATAATCGCCAGTACAATTCCGATGACTTTCACGATGTTTAAGAACATCTGATCAGACGCACCCATAAACTCGGTCGCATAGAGCTGTTTAGCTCCATTCGGAATCGCAGCGACGATCCCCGCAAAGATAATGATCGAAATCCCGTTTCCGATGCCCTTCTCGGTAATTTGTTCACCGAGCCACATCAGGAATGCTGTACCCGCAGTCAGTACAATTGCGATTAACGCATATGTTGTGAAAGAAGGATCTTTAACAAGCCCTGGCATCATTCGGTTAAACCCGATTGATAGCCCGGTTGCCTGGATCAACCCGAGAACAATTGTTCCATACCGAGTGAACTGGGCAATTTTGCGCCGACCAATGTCTCCCTCTTTCGACCACTGCGTGAATGTCGGTATGACATCCATAGATAAAAGCTGCATGATAATAGAGGCGGTGATGTATGGCATAATCCCCATCGCGAAGATGGAGAAATGGGACAATGCACCACCAGAGAATGTATTCAGAAACCCAAACACATTGTTCTGCTGCGACAGTTGCTCAAGTACCGATACATTAATATTAGGTACCGGAACAAAGCTGCCAATCCGAAAGACGACAAGCATCAAAAGGGTAAAAATCACCTTTCGACGCAAGTCGGCAATCTTGAATATATTGGCAACAGTGGAGAACATTAGATCACCTCGGTTTTTCCGCCGAGAGCCTCAATCTTTTCAACTGCAGATTGAGAGAACTTCTGGGCTTGAACCGTCAGCTTAACGTTTAATTCTCCGTTCCCTAAAATCTTAACGCCATCACGGACGTTTTTGATGATGCCTGCTTCAAGCAGAGCTTCAGGTGTAACAACCGTATCAGCAGTGAACTTGTTCAGCTGCTCCAGACCCACAATCGCGAACTCTTTGCGGTTCGGATTTGTGAAGCCACGTTTTGGCAAACGACGGTACAGCGGGTTTTGACCACCCTCGAAACCAGGACGAACACCACCGCCTGAACGGGAGTTCTGACCTTTGTGACCGCGACCAGCAGTTTTGCCGTTACCGGAACCAATACCGCGACCTACGCGATTGCGCGTTTTACGGGAACCTTCAGCAGGTTGAATTTCGTGTAACTTCATCGTTGCACCTCCTCTGTATCGCAAAATATATATTACGCTTCGATTTCTTTAACTTCAACCATATGTTTTACTTTTTCCACCATACCGCGCATTGCAGCGTTGTCTTCTTTAACAACTGTTTGATGGATTTTGCGAAGACCAAGAGCAGCTACAGTAGCTTTTTGGTTTTCTGTGCGACCAATCAGGCTGCGTTTAAGAGTAATTTGCAGTTTCGCCATGAGTTAAGTTCCTCCTAACCTAAAAGCTCTTCCGCAGTCTTACCGCGAAGCTTTGCAACTTGATCAACAGTTTTCAGGCGGCTTAAGCCTTCAAGTGTTGCATTTACCATGTTGATCGGGTTGTTAGATCCCAGAGATTTACTCAGTACATCGCCTACACCAGCAAGTTCGAGCACCGCACGAACCGGGCCACCAGCGATAACTCCAGTACCTTCTGAAGCAGGTTTCATAAATACGCGACCTGCGCCAAAACGTCCGTGTACTTCGTGTGGGAGTGTAGTTCCTACGAGCGGAACTTTAATCAGGTTTTTCTTTGCATCTTCGATGGCTTTACGGATTGCATCCGGCACCTCTTGAGCTTTACCCATACCTGTGCCAACGTGTCCGTTCTTATCGCCAACGACTACTAGAGCGCTGAAGCTGAAGCGACGGCCACCTTTAACAACTTTTGCTACGCGGTTAATGGCAACAACTTTCTCTTCGAGCTCCAGGTTGGAAGCGTCAATACGCATGAAGTTCCCTCCTTATATAAGGATTTTCGATCAGATAATTAGAATTGCAGGCCAGCTTCACGAGCAGCATCTGCAAGAGCTTTAACACGTCCATGGTAGAGATATCCACCG includes the following:
- a CDS encoding sensor histidine kinase, coding for MKRVYLFTIMILLCMVFVLLTGCTPVSQSNQPTASKGVLDLQAWNFAQDGAVKLNGEWAFYWQELRESPPSPTASRHFLTLPHVWNGYEWNGTKLPAEGYATFMLTVRLNPREKNRLQAIYMPIASTAYRLIVNGKQLSTNGIVGTTKETMKPQYLPRLVYLQPETDTLHIVLQISNFMHKNGGIWKEIQLGDAQQLANWKEGTIIKQSFFIATFLVFGLYHLAIYIPRRRDVYSLYFGIFCFLISVRAALQDNISLIQMFPNFNWELALKFEYEAIFIGLPTFLMLIQSLYPQDINQKFVRIVQVISLCFVFVTAVTPAIIYTQLITAYYLVMLIVISYIMYALILTVVRKRAFSITNCLAANFFLITAIGDILYYNQIIRYGNFTSFGLFVFTLVQFTNLSVGYARNYRDVEQLSDELKDLNNTLEQRVQERTKSLEHSIRETAKARAEMSALEERNRIAGDIHDIVGHTLTTTIVQIEAGKRLVEKDLSRALEKFELSQDLVRNGLNEIRRAIRIEHEDEQSFIFPDALHHLIAETIKYTGVTIDASISPLPSLTKAQKKFIYHALQEGLTNGIRHGQSTHFIFLLERRNTALHFVLKDNGVGSSAITCGFGLTMMQKRARQLKGDVTLSSQSGKGYTISITMPIIQMGKESLL
- a CDS encoding methyl-accepting chemotaxis protein → MSTQAVEIGRELEYAVEAGKHIYELFNRVSTVLVVNRELEVLGYLEGDIHLKLKVGDKIPPNVLSAQVMNAKKRMSQMVTKAESSFQVAYQGLAIPVMDSYGKIVGCLAITSPLTKQQALIDMASNLIETSLSTTKASEEIATGASGLADAVRDLNTVSGEAKAEIMMIGDVLKLIKRIADQTNLLSLNAAIEAARAGDAGRGFAVVADEVRKLAQDTKGSLDDISNKMNQILHSVEKMTEGIFKIDAHAQQQAAATEEISASMIVLEENAKKIEELSNSLSI
- the truA gene encoding tRNA pseudouridine(38-40) synthase TruA, which translates into the protein MQERKIKLVFSYRGTAYHGFQRQRVLPSVQEEMEKVLKRLVGHEAPLAVSGRTDAGVHARYQTAHFITTSNIPGERFVQAMNTFLPEDIVVLESKEMPFDFHARYDVVEKTYRYRILNQRQADPFLLDRAYWVRVPLQIEQMRAAAEHFIGTHDFTSFCSVRTHVDSKVRTIYEIRIDVEEREPYVKGQGQDIWLTFRGSGFLYNMVRMLTGALLEVGKGRWTPEYVKEMLASKSPSVRKVNVPPQGLYLWDVKYKE
- a CDS encoding energy-coupling factor transporter transmembrane component T family protein; translation: MANRVPIGQYVPGNSVLHRCDPRSKLIGTCLFLILVFLANSPLSMIVAAVVCLLGIGIARVPILYVLRGLKPALWIIVITALLQLFMNEEGRLLFTWKFLQIHEQGVRDAVLVSVRIILLMMVASFLTLTTSPIQLTDGLESLFSPLKRVGFPAHELALMMSISLRFIPTLMEETEKIAKAQMSRGASFSSGSIIKRVLSTLPIIVPLFVQSFRRAEELAFAMEARGYRGGVGRTKYRQLRYGAVDVGFGVVIAIVAVVIIVFRT
- a CDS encoding energy-coupling factor transporter ATPase — protein: MDIRFEEVGYTYGKATPFEKRALQEMSLSIPYGQYVAVIGHTGSGKSTLIQMLNGLLEPTEGTMTIGDFVLPVKKKKGLEVLRQKVGLAFQYPEYQLFEETVRKDVAFGLVNMGLPTEMIDGRVDAALRLVGLDPDKIGEKSPFALSGGQMRRVALAGVLVMDPQVLVLDEPTAGLDPAGHKEILGMVARIHRTEKRTTVLVTHSMEDAALYADYLYVLNEGKLWMEGTPADVFRDPERIRAAGLDLPDITQFIMQFNERLKSEPLSIKPLPYDIFDSEKLADEISHRFGKKGGLRR
- a CDS encoding energy-coupling factor transporter ATPase, yielding MGVSESIIRLTDVSFAYEGADERAVKGVSFEVKQGEFLSIIGHNGSGKSTLAKMLNGLLLPTEGVVEVNGIVTTDEKRIWDVRQTVGMVFQNPDNQFVAPTVEDDIAFGMENIGVPPEEMEVRIIDALEKVQMTAYRQAEPNRLSGGQKQRVAIAGILAIRPAVLVLDEATAMLDPRGRREVLDVVHRMNRELGMTVIQITHYLEETLASDRIIVMDGGSMIGEGVPTDIYQRVDWLRDLGLDVPFASALQYRLRKKGMSFPELEMTTEGVLDCLWTSALKK
- the rplQ gene encoding 50S ribosomal protein L17 is translated as MAYSKLGRNSSARKALFRDLVTDLIIHERIETTESKAKELRSIADKMITLAKRGDLHARRQVAAFVRKEVANAETNQDAIQKLFDTIAPRFSERQGGYTRILKIGPRRGDGAPMVYLELVE